TGTTGTACCTCCAAAGCTGATACATTTTTTAATCCATGCTTATTAGCAGAACGTTTTTCCTTCAGACGCTTTAATGAGGTCTCATATATCATGAACTGGATTGAGGGATTACAGACCTGGCATAAACAAAATCTTCGTTATTCAGATTCAACGAGATAGTTTATCCAAGGTTTACATAGATTAAATAGAGACTAACCATAATGAGTGTAGGTATGATGCCTTTCCAGAATCCTCTAATTCCTGCTTCGGTATAAACTTCACGGGCCTAGCAATGAATGAATATAACGGTTGTCATTTACATCAAAATCTGATAAAATTATGCATAGTTTTGAAGATCAGAAAATGTATGACTAGCAGTTTTTAAGAAGCTTTCCACTAAAACTAAGGCTAACTAAAAATCTATTTAAACCAATAAAAAGAAAAGCAACCAGAGAACATGATGAAACTAATTATGTCAATGGCAACCTTTCCTCAAACTCTGAACCCACAAGGcattaaaaagaaaaggcaagAGAGATACGAACCGCATGAATGGTTCCATAAGGATGAGGCTTTGTTGACTCAAGCTCATCCAATTTTTCTTGCAGTGTTGAACCTATTAAGCCGTTTTCAGAAGCCTCCTTTAATAGAGCTTCCTTTTTGGACTCCATAATTTTTCTTTCTGCTTGAGTATGAGTCTGAAGTAAAGACAGAGAACGCCCTGTTTATTATCTTCAGGGGATCACAAGCACTATATAGACCAAACAGTTGTTTAGTGAGCATTCCATTCcatgattttgaatttttttttctttcaaagcCACTTTGTATTTGTAGAAAGTAACGTGGAAAATTAAACTCGAATATAGTTAGTACTGATGAGATAGAGCATCATTCATAAACATCAATATTGGAATATTCACAAAAACTGAAATTCCACACATCACTAGTTGTACAACGGAAAAAAAGGCACAAAGAAaggcaacaacaacaacaacattaataataatagagGTATAGTAAAGGGAAGAAATACAAGACCTGCATACGGGTCACAAGAACCCATATTGGGTTTGTCAGCAATACATTCAAGGACCTGCAGGGTCATTGGGAGAGATCATTTAGTCAATTATTATTGTTCGAAGTGGATGGAACTCATCTTCTTTATCCATAATTATGACATGAGAAGACCACATTACTTTTCCTAACTTTCCCTAGCCCTGGTCCGACTAATTTTAAAGCAAGCTGGGGatgtatattaaaattgaataaaactaTTATTAATCCTTATACCATGTCTTAGCACTCAACTGGAAGGACAAAAGGACGGGAAATTAGTATTGTATATTAGATAAGATTGGAATGGAATGGCATATAATAAAAGGGATGAGAGTTACCCGGCAAGAGCTGCTACAACAAGCCAAGAAAAGATGCCAAGGGTGCCATCCCCACGTCCCTTGTGCTTACGGACAACAGCAATAGTCTCAGCCTTATTTTTGAATAGCTGATAAAAGTAGTAGTAAATGCCCTGCCAACATCACAAGTAGAGCATGAAGAGGTGAAAAGCAGTGGAGGGGGCAAGCCAAAGTCAAAGCCAAACACTACCTGCGAAGCAGCCGTTCCAAATAAAGAAGGCTTAAGACCAGAGTAAAGTCCTCCCCAGCCTTCGGTTTGTAGCACCTACATGAAGAAATGAGAATCTCAAGTGGAGGCAAGGAAACAGAAGCAGTTTGAAAGAGGAAAAACAAGGTACGTACATGGAGGATCTGAAGAAGCGTACCAGCAGCCGCAGTGGGGGGTTTGGGTTTGGACTTGGCGATTCTTTCCGTTTGTTGACGCGTATTCACCTTCGTTATGGAAGCCATTTACATGAAAAATTGAAAgacaaaaagaaagagagagagagagagagtaccCACCGTCTGAAGTGGATAAGTGAGTATCTGAGCAATGATTCCAGCGCCAGCTCCTGCCACTCCGTTAGCTATAGCATTGGAGTTGGACATAATTGGTTATTCTCCTGCTTTCACTGCCTTCTCAATCTTCTTCAGTTACTAACTTATCCTCTACTTCCTTCACTCTTTCCTTCCCAGCCttactttctctttttccttACAGTTTACTTGCTTCTGACTTCATTTTCATTAGCCCACTTGGGCTATTGGTATTTACAGCAATGCTACGTCCTGCTTTCTAAAttctaattaattatttagataatTGGTTCAAACATATTGTTGTTATCCCTTTCCCTCATTTTTAATATGCAGATTTCaagcatttaatttttaattaatttttaattaatatattttaattattgttaaatatcattgataatttttttagcttttaaataatatataaatttagaataataataaaaagtaaactataatattaatttaaaaaaataaaaatattggatAAAGCAACATGcaacaattttaataataattcatgataaatatgaaaaatattcacaattaaaaaataaacagttTTAAGAGTGTTTGTTTCACATAATATAAATAACTTaaagaattcaaaaaaaaatattataatatcatattACCTCAT
The genomic region above belongs to Gossypium hirsutum isolate 1008001.06 chromosome D05, Gossypium_hirsutum_v2.1, whole genome shotgun sequence and contains:
- the LOC107904867 gene encoding peroxisomal nicotinamide adenine dinucleotide carrier, giving the protein MSNSNAIANGVAGAGAGIIAQILTYPLQTVNTRQQTERIAKSKPKPPTAAAGTLLQILHVLQTEGWGGLYSGLKPSLFGTAASQGIYYYFYQLFKNKAETIAVVRKHKGRGDGTLGIFSWLVVAALAGSLNVLLTNPIWVLVTRMQTHTQAERKIMESKKEALLKEASENGLIGSTLQEKLDELESTKPHPYGTIHAAREVYTEAGIRGFWKGIIPTLIMVCNPSIQFMIYETSLKRLKEKRSANKHGLKNVSALEVFLLGALAKLGATVTTYPLLVVKSRLQAKQEIGGNISLRYSGTVDAIIKMMKYEGLPGFYKGMSTKIVQSVFAASVLFMFKEEIVKAYIFLVHRIGKAKVPLN